Proteins encoded together in one Dehalococcoidia bacterium window:
- a CDS encoding response regulator transcription factor — translation MSDKVHIVIVDDHPLFREGVAHTLQAEPDLEVVGQGATAEDAVRLVRDHLPDILLLDIGIPGGGLHAARSVGAAYPVTRIVMLTVSAEEDDVLAAFKAGARAYVLKGVSARDLISILRAVSGGEVYVTPTLAANLLLEMTSSSSGPRQAIAPFDELSERERQVLELVAAGQSNKEIGQHLHLSEKTVKHYMTNILQKLQVRNRVEAALLAQRVARRDPRA, via the coding sequence ATGAGTGATAAGGTACACATCGTCATCGTGGACGATCACCCGCTCTTCCGCGAAGGCGTGGCGCACACATTGCAGGCGGAGCCTGACCTGGAAGTCGTCGGCCAGGGAGCGACGGCGGAGGACGCGGTACGCCTTGTGCGGGACCACCTGCCGGATATCCTCCTTCTGGATATTGGTATTCCCGGGGGAGGTCTCCACGCGGCGCGAAGCGTCGGCGCGGCGTATCCCGTGACTCGCATTGTCATGTTGACGGTCTCCGCGGAAGAGGACGACGTGCTGGCGGCGTTCAAGGCGGGGGCGCGGGCCTATGTCCTCAAAGGGGTGTCGGCCAGGGACCTGATCAGCATCCTGCGCGCCGTTTCAGGCGGCGAGGTCTATGTGACGCCGACTCTGGCGGCGAACCTGCTGCTTGAGATGACGAGCTCTTCGTCCGGGCCCCGTCAGGCGATAGCGCCGTTCGATGAGCTGTCGGAGCGGGAGCGTCAGGTACTTGAGCTTGTGGCGGCGGGTCAGAGCAACAAGGAGATCGGCCAGCATCTGCATCTCAGCGAGAAGACTGTCAAGCACTATATGACTAACATTCTGCAAAAGCTCCAGGTGCGCAACCGCGTGGAGGCCGCCTTGCTGGCTCAGCGAGTTGCACGGAGAGACCCCAGAGCGTAA